CTTGGACACCAGATTCTGCAAGTTTCAGTGTGTGCCCCTCTGGACGCAGATCCTCATCGTCTACAGCATTGATAAATCTCAGCATGCACGATCTCATTTAAAAGGCCCAGAAAAGCGATAAGAGATCAGTTAATGAAGACAAAGGAAAGCCTTTGCCCCACACTGCTGAACAAGTCATAGTGAAGCAGGGAGAAGGGCTGTCCTTGAGTTGCTCTGAGACTCTCTCAGGTGTGCGTTACTCAGGGCTTAGAGTTCTCGGCTCAGGGTCAGACAAAACTTCCTTGGAGTCAGGGGCTAGAGTTCTTGACTCCCGAAGTCAAAGAATGAAATTCAGAGATTGAGAGTGAGTTTAAAAAGTACCTTTTATTATAGGGAAAAgcttaaagaaaaaagatgtcaGAAGTCAAGCAGAGATCTCGTAGCAAGAGCAACTCCAGAGGGGACACAGCAAGGTTAGTCAGATGAGCTCTAGAGGGGACATGTTAAGATGTTCACCTAAgggcctttttcttctttttttgaattTAAAACTCATGGCAAAAACTAGACAAAGAAAATTCCTATTCAGATTGGCTAATCCTCTGAGCATAATCCACGATGAGCTCCCGACTTAGCCTGGGAGATGATCACATATTCTTCAGTCTATACGTTCAATTAGGGGCATGTCACAATTTGAAGTCCTcttctgcccatctctgccttgCTTTGTTAGCTGTTGTTGTTAGTTCTGACTAATTACTAGTCTGTCACTGCAGGTGTTGCCAGTGCTAGACCTTAATGGTGTCTGCTAGCTGCTTATTGGAcagtcctctttctcctcttacaTGACTGGATTGCAGTTTATCACCGGCCTTACCCCACTATGGTCTATGGATAGTTAACATATATCATAGTTACCAAGATGTGGCTGTAGTTTCCACGTGTTCCTTCATCTCATCTCCTTGTCTAGCTGATGGCCTTTTTTCTGGACTAGGTGGATGCTTCTTGTTGGAAGTGGAGGGAGCCAGCCAGCCTGCCAATGCCCTGTCCCTTCCTATTATCTGTCCACTTGGGTATCTCTTCTCCAGCTGTAAGCCTCAGGTTTactcctctgccttcccaatCTCACCCTTGTGACTCTAACAGAGTTTGCTTTCACATTTGTAGATTCTTGGATTCTACGATTACCAGACAGCTACACCTACTAATGAAGGGATATTTAGGTATCTTGTCCCAGTCTTTACTATGTAACAGGAGAGGACCAGACACCAGTCCCACTCCACCATCTGGAATTCTTAGAACACTGGCATGCTCACACAGGTCTTGCTCTGCTCCAGCTGGCAGtgaaggtgtggcctttctgGAGTACTTGTTGCCTTGTttgaggaagggtgtcactgggagtgggctctGATGTTTCAAAAGCCTACGTGAAGCCCagtatttctctctctgcctgcagatcaggatgtagctctcaactcTTTCCTCATTACTATGCCTGCCACCGtgcttcctgccgtgatgataTTGGACTAAGCTCCTGAGacagtaagccagcccaattaaatgctttaagagttgccttggtcatgcggTCTCTTCACTGCACTAGAACAGTGATGAAGACATTTTCCTTGGGTAGTTTcccaccttattttattttagaacagttttgcctgcgtgtatatatatatgggtatcACTTTTATGTTAGGTGTTCCAGGAGGTCAGACGCCCTGGTACTGGAGTCACAGacggctgtgagccactgtgtgggtgctaggaattaaactttCGATCCTTGTTAGAACAAGATGGCTCtcatgagccatctcttcagccttctaccttactttttgagacaggatcacctATGGAGCCTGGAGCTTATGGATCACAGTTAGGCtggatggccagtgagccccGGGGATCTACCTTTTTCGGCCCTCCTCAGAGCTGGGGGTTACAGTGGGCACCACTATGTCTGGGTTTTATGTAGGTCTTTGGGAAGCTAAATGCAGGACCTCAGGCCTGTATGGTAGgagctttctttgtttgttttgtttttttgttttttcgagacagggtttctctgtgtagccctggctgtcctggcactcactttgtagaccaggctggcctcgaactcagaaatccgcctgcctctgcctcccgagtgctgggattaaaggcgtgcgtgcgccaccacgcccggcaggagcTTTCTTTACAAGTGAACTATTTCTGCAACccccatgatttttttctaatgtctagattttctgtgtctgtttagATCTGTTTCTGGAACAAAGGGCTATTGTCATTTGCTTTcagtgtctttaatttttttttctccttgagatGGTATCTCTtgtagtccaggttagcctctgactatgtagaagaggatgacttctaatcctcttgcctctacttcctgaataAGGATTACTTGTTTATGCAGTTCTGGGGTTTAACCCAAGGCTTGATGTaggccaggcaagcactttaccaaccagGCTACATCCAAAGCCTTAATTTTACGTTATACATTTTATTGATAATTCTGAAAGCcctaaaatagtcttttaaaagtGTGGTCCAGAAAAAGCCTACCCATTCTCAGCAGAGCTATGCACATTGACTCTGCTTATTTCTACTTGTATCCAACCTTTACCTTTAGGCCAAGACCTAGGGAATTCAAGGGCAAAGTGAATTATATTTTGTAATTGAAGAACAATGGTGAAAATGTCCCCAAACCTTGGTTTTGATTGACTCTAGCCACACAGCTGTGACTAGTGTCTCAACTGATATACATAAAACCACCCTTTTCTCAAAAACAGATTCCTAGAGAGGACAAAAGAACAGGGGGATAATgtatttgatttttctaaaaaGACTATTATCCAATTAATTTTGTTTCTCAGGCCTTTGACCATGCTAGCAAGTAATTACTTTTATGGCTGGCAAGATGACTACTAAATACTTAGCATTAATTGCAGTTTCAGACTCGCTTAAGACACACACACCTCAGTTGTCTCGGtttctaaatttgtttttttctggttagATCCTGAGCCAGGTGCAAGGAGGCCAGGTGCTCAGTCTCAGGACTGTCCTGGCTTTGCGCCCCAGCTTTCCAGTCGGGCTTCTGAACATTCTGGCGGTTAGACCATCTATTCCCCCAGACTCGCAGATGCTGCTCTCCCCCCACTGGCTCTGCACAGAACATCATTATCTTTGCTGAGCTTCTGTCTCTATGGCAATAACAGATGGGAAGTGCTGCGGAATTATTCATATTCACACAGGCAGTCAAGAAGCGTCGAGTaggaggtgggagaggggcaTGACCTGGGAGCATGGAGATGGGGGCCGACAGGAGCTGGGGCGGGGGCGGTGATGAGAGGTGACATTTGTTAGACCTATTGTGGGGGTAAAAAGGGACGAAAAATCTTCAAGCACAAAAGTACTCACAATTGGACAACTGCAAATGTAGACCCAAACATGAGTAACCCCGAAGCGGTAAAATAAACCCGgcgagaaaaggaaaaaaaaaaaaaaaaggtggggtgggggtggggtgcgcCACCGTCGCCGAAGCTCGAGTTCCCGAAGTCTGCGCAGTGCTACTCGCTGCGCTATTTCAGTTCCTGATCCTGCGGTGGGGTGGAGAAAAGGGGATTTCTTGGTGTTTCGAAATATGACGGGCTAGCTTCACAGAGTTGAATATTCGAGCGATCCTGGATACGTTGGCTAGGAAGTCCCCTCACCCACCCCCGCCGGCGGTTCGAGGTGGCAGCCGAAAGTGGTTATCTTCCTCCACCTCTTACGGTCTCtggaaagattaaaaagaaagaaagaaagaaaaaaaaaaaaaaccacccgaAAACCCCAACCAAAGTGCTTAGTGAATTAGAATGGGTCACTTATGGAGGCCGAGAGCAGCTGGGGCAGCAAGGTCTGTCCCCGCGGTGCGCAAACCGCGGCCTCCGGGGCGATGGCGGCCGGGTCAGGCCACCCCAGAGCGGCCAGGCGGGGCTGCTCACGGGCAGCTGGCAGGGCGGCCGCGGCGGGAGGCCCCACGGGGGCGAGAGGCCCCGCGACGTCTGCCCGCCGGCCGCGAGGGGGGGACGGAGGCACTGGGCGGGGGGAAGGGTGGCAACACTGGGAGCGGGAAGCACGGGGGCAGGTGGTAGCGCTGCGGGGGGGCGGTGGCAGCGCGGGGGCGTCTGCGCGGCGGGCTCAGCCCGGGGGTCGCGGCGGGGAGCCACCCGCAGGCCACCTCCGGGGCGGGGCCGGGCGGCCAGCTGCGGCCGccgggatgggggggggggggggggctggccgAGCCTGACCTCGGGCGCGGCCAGCTGCCGGGGTCGCGCACAGTGCAGCCCGCCGcgccctgccccctctcccccttctcaccCCCGCCTCGCCGCGCGGCGGCCCGGCGGCCAGGGCGCCCCCAGGTCTGGCCCGTCGCCACACGGCGGCGGGCGTGGCGAGGGCGGCCCCAGACAGCCGGCTGAGCGACtcgaggaaggaaggagggcgGCGGGGGTGGGGCCGAGGGAACATCCTGTCTGAGCCGGGTACCGCAGACAGCGCCGTGCGCCAGCCGCCCAGACGGCGCGCCGGGCCAGCAGCGCGGGGCACGCGCGAGGGGGGCGGGGGAGCAGGAGCCCGGCGCACGCGCGTGCGCGGCCGAGGCGCCAGGCGCGCGCCCCGGTCGGGGCTGGGGCCGCGCGCGCAGCCTGCAGCGCGCAGCCCGCCGGGAGCCACAATAGGCCAGACGGCGCGCGCGCCCGAGGGGCTGGCTGGCGCGGGGCCGCGCGGCGCCGCTGGCTtcgttccctcccctcccccgcccgccGCCCTCGCTGTCCCCCGGGCGGCCGGAGACGGCGGCGGCGTCTGCGGGAAGCCGTGTCTCCGCAGTGACGTGGGCGGGCCGCGGGCCGGGTGACGTCAGAGGCTGTGTGTAGCGATGTGTGTGGGGTTCGGAGCGGCGCCGGCACAGCGAAGGCGGCGGGCGAGCGACGGCGACGGCGACGGCGGGCACAGGTGCGGCCGCAGGTCGCGAGGGGACGCGAGGGGCGTGCGGCCTCTGGGGGCGctgaggcggcggcggcgggggtgATGGGGAGGGCACAGACCCCGGGGGGCTGCCCGGGCGCGGAGGGCCTGAGTGTGGCGTCCGGGATGCGTGGGGGTCCCGGGCGGGGTCGCGGGCACAGGGCGCGCGGCGTGGGTCCCACGGGTGTACAGGCCTCGCGGATTCTGGGACGGGTCAGCTGGGAGGGGATGGCGGTGCACTTGACCCGAGCCGCCGGGACCCAGGAGACCTGGACCCTGGTCATCGCCGCCATCCCCCGGCCGTCTGCGCTCGGCGGGGATGCCCCGGGCTGGCCCCAGCTCTAAGCGTCCGGCGACGCGGGCTTCCGGGCTTGGCGCCTAACCTGCCCGCGCCCCTGTGGGTGCCACGGCTCAGGGTGGGTCAAGGAGGGGGGGAGGCGCAGCCCTGGGGCGCCTAGTAACCCCAGAGAACTTCCCGCGGGCCGGGGACGTGGGGTATTTCCACCGGCGGCCTCCGCAGTGGGGCGATGTGGGGAGGGCACTTAGGGTGATCCCAGTCAcagaggtgggggttgggaggactCCTACTTCCTCTGCCCCCTCTCACCTCACCAGACGCCGGGAGtcccctgcttctctgtcctttggGTTGATGATGAGTGGGTGTCTCTGCGTGTGCGCAGGGCTGTGGGGGTGCCCCTGGTCTAGGTCATgcctcctgcccttttccttgGCTCGCCTTGGCTGAGGTATTCCTGTAGTGGCGAAAGTCACAGTACGGTGGCTAGGTGGCTTTCGTCCATAATTCTCTGGGTTTGTGTTAACATAAATTGCTGGGAGTTTAGAAGCAAAGCTTTTTATTTGTCGGCTTTTACTGGGAGGGAAGTGGATGAATACTCTTTTTCGCCACTCTGCCTCCATTTGCATTCTTTGTGAGGTCTGTCTGCCTTGTGCTTTTTGTCCCGGATTAGTCTTGCTCAAGGATGGAGATTTCCAGGCGTGGAGTCTTACAGCTTTTGGCTTCCATTAGGCAAATTCGCTAACCTTTTAAAGggaaagtttttttcttcttcattccaaAAAGATAGTATGTATGAATGTACTTGAAGCTTAGTTGCATATGGTAGGTATATTAACATgtatcttggggggggggagcagaaactacaggttttttttttctaacgagaaaggattttttttttttaatttaaatggcATGCATAGTTGAGATTTGGTTATTCGTATTCTAAATTTGTGTTCTTGTCCTTGTTTGGAGAGAGATTATTTAATGCTTCTGTTACCCACCGTCTGGACTGCTTCCTATTTAGATGAAGTTTCTTTTAGATAACTGGTGTTAGGTTGGAAGAAACCACCCAAGGGTTACCTTTGGTAAAGTGAACTGAGTTTAAGATTAAGAAACTGGTTTTAAACAGACCCTTTGGCCTCTGGAGCTAATTCAAATGTAACTCCCACCCCTTTCTCTTCCAGATCAATTAAAAGAAGAATGAACTGTAATCCCTGAAGATAAAACTGGACAGCTTTTTCATTTAGtatctgtatatttttaattataaaagttcAGGTGGAGTCTTCAGTTTATCAGCACAGAGCGGCAGACTACCATTTTCAGTGACGATacctgcttcttcttttttggtgttCTTGGCAAAAATTAAACCCATTGCGTCATTGTAACTCATGTTTGGGTGTAGTTTCAGGATACAGTCATGGCATAAACTTCCCACATGctttgcttaaaaaacaaaaccaaccaaactcAACCATTACACCGAACTTTGGACTTCTTGAATTGAGGAATTAGctttattttaatacaaatacCTGAAGTACTCAAGAAAACAAGGATTTTCTCAGAGGTGTGCTTAcgattattttctttgttattagaAGCAAACAAAACTGAGAAGTTTTGTAGCATTTTCAATTATATCTTAAGGTACAGCTAAACCAAAACAGAGTTGTACAGTCTATTGAGTAAGAAAATTCATCTTTGGAAAGTAAACATTTCTAAGTGAGTCATAAGTATTTGTATAcattccccttttctcttcagatTAGGAACCGAGAACAACATGCCAGTTGCAGACTTAATCATTTAAAACACCAGTGTGGCCATGGAAAACCTCCAGTCCAAGTTCTCCTTAGTTCAGGGTTCAAATAAAAAGCTGAACGGGATGGAGGATGATGGCAGTCCTCCTGTGAAAAAAATGATGACAGACATTCATGCCAATGGGAAAACCCTGACCAAGGTGAAGAAGGAGCACTTAGATGACTACGGAGATGCATCCGTGGAGCCCGATGGCGAGCACGCCAAGCGAAACTGTACTTCTCTACCtgaaactttaaatttaaacCCCAGTCTGAAACACACACTGGCACAATTCCATTTAAGCAGCCAAAGCTCTTTGGGTGGACCAGCAGCATTTTCTGCTCGCTATTCCCAGGAGAGCATGTCACCGACTGTattcctgcctcttccctctcctcaggTTCTTCCCGGCCCTCTTCTCATTCCTTCTGATAGCTCCACAGAGCTCACTCAGACGGTTTTGGAAGGGGAGTCTATTTCTTGTTTTCAAGttggaggagaaaagagactCTGTTTGCCCCAAGTCTTAAACTCTGTCCTCCGAGAATTTTCACTCCAGCAGATAAACACAGTATGTGATGAGCTGTACATCTACTGTTCAAGGTGTACTTCAGACCAGCTTCATATCTTAAAGGTCTTAGGAATACTCCCATTCAATGCCCCATCCTGTGGGCTGATCACGTTGACCGATGCACAAAGACTCTGTAATGCTTTACTGCGGCCACGAACTTTTCCTCAAAATGGTAGCATACTTCCTGCTAAAAGCTCTCTGGCCCAGTTGAAGGAAACTGGCAGTGCCTTTGAAGTGGAACATGAATGCTTGGGCAAATGTCAGGGTCTCTTTGCGCCTCAGTTTTATGTTCAGCCCGATGCTCCCTGTATCCAGTGTCTGGAGTGCTGTGGAATGTTTGCTCCCCAGACATTCGTCATGCATTCGCACAGATCCCCTGACAAGAGAACTTGCCATTGGGGCTTTGAGTCAGCCAAGTGGCACTGTTACCTTCATGTGAACCAAAAATACCTAGGGACACccgaagaaaagaaactgaagataattttagaagaaatgaaggagaagtTTAGCctgagaaatggaaagagaatccAATCAAAGgcaagttccttttttttttttaagtgatgatTTTGAATACTAATGGTATCCTAATTCTGTGTCTATCTCTTTGTATTGTGAAGCTAGTGCTTCGGCTTGTTCATGGAACAGCAAAGACCCATCAGTGCCATGTTTGTGTTTAGCCATGTTTCCTGTAGTTTTTCATCCGAGAGAAAAGTagtattattcccattttacagataagagaATGAGCCTCCAGTCAAAAATGATACTTCTAGAACTGCAGGCATTGGGAATTCTTTTGGCCAATCTCTTTCACACATCCTGCTTCTTGACTCAATCTGTTGCCTGGGACTCAAGATGGTTCACACTTTGGTGTGGCATTATCTCCATTTGCAATCTCCATTTGCAAACCTGTCTGGTGATAGGCTCAAAATTGCTTTTTGAAGAACTACCAAtggtttttgatgtttttgtgcTTGGATTGAGGATTGATCAGTGTTCAGATCAAATTAAGACATTTATCTGAGTAATTTGGTATTAGTAACCAAGattttgtttataatataaaagaaaggaaTGTTTTTGAACAATTGTGATGTAGAGGTAGAATAAAGGTTATTTCAGTTTAATGAAATACTGCTATGAAAAGCTATCTGCAAAGAGATCTTAAACGTATTACCCCTTCCACAGTACTATCTGGTAGGCTAAGATAATGTCTTTATTCTAATGAAGAGTTTGAATGCCTGATGAAAGACAAAGGTTTGAAGTATTAAACCTTGATATGGTTATCTTATATACTTTTCTACTTGATTTgaaattaatatgtaatatacCTAGCACTGCTTAAAATGTATTGATCGTTACTCTAGAGCTGTTTTTCATGGAAATTTTGTGTAATTAATTTTTAGAACAGAAGCTGGGCTACATTTTAAGAACTTAAAGTTTTCCATTATTAGTTTTTATTGCCTTTGAACTACCACTTTCCGTTAATGGGAGAAACTTTATTAAGTAACTCAGGGTTGTTTATAGCAGTTTTAGGTAGgcttaaattataatttaatattggGTGTTCTGCACTTAAGCTTTTGAGGGACCTCCAGTGTCTTCTGAGCCAGTAGTTTTCGGCTGAAGCACAACATGGAGGGAACTAGACTTTTCCTTAGGATAGCTTGCTGCTTTCCTAAAAGTTATCGCTGACACGCCTCGACGGTGGCGACTAAGATAAGTTCTTTGGGTGCAATGTGAACTGGTTTTAAAGCAGGATTGACTTGATGCCATTATTTCAAAGTGGAAAACTTGCCTTTAGCTCTGTTTGTGCAGTGCTGGAGTCTTACTCAGAGATGTGTATACCTCTGTCTGCTTCAGCTTATTAGAGCCACTCTCCATACGTGTCTGACAGTGGCTGTGTTATTTGCTGGGGCTTCTTGCTCTGGTCTTCATTACTCTTGACAGCATTCTTAGAATCACCTGTTCTGAGCTTGGGTGGAAACCCATCTGAGAAATATGGCCCAGTTTGGTTTGAAACGAAAAATTTATAGAGAGGGAATTGAAACTCTCCGTCTCTTGAGATGCAATAATACAGATAACactttttatttgatttggggAAGGTATGCGAgaccccttctttcttttgttttcctcagaGTTTGCTGGAGGTCTTGGGCTGTGTTGTTTCCAACTTTATGTGagttgaaggaagtcaggggagTTCAGGAAACTTTCCAGTCAAACCTTCAGAAGAAAATTGGGTATTTAACACTTACGCAAGCAGCTTTAAAAGTGAGGTTactgtacatttttaaatttcctctaaACATAGAGAGGTAGTTTTCAAGGATCTGTGAGGGAAGTGACTTAGACTATGTCCTCCTGTTAGGTAGGCGTGTCTGGTGTATACCTGGCAGCTGGTAGAGTGGGTTGAAGGTAGGTCTTCTGAGTAAGGGGAGAAAACGTCCCTGAAACAGCAGAAGCTCTATTTGAAGAATAGTATTAGTGATTAGTTTAACATAATGGCTCTTAAGTTCTTTACTGACTGCACAAAACTGAAGTACTTACAAGGGAAAGCAGTCTTGGGTTGGAGTAGATATTTTTTAGGGCATTCAGAGAGTTAGAATTTTACTTGTTGGTTGCCAGGCAAACCAAATTGATGAGGAAACTCATTGTAAAAGAATCAAATCAAACTTTTGTTTAACCCAAAGGCTGTGCTGAATACTTTAACCTTCTAAATGAAGGAGATTATATTTAGAGTGACCAGTGTAATTTGATATGGGTTATGTAGTTAAAATACTCATTTTgaattcaaataaaaagaaatctgggggctggtgagatggctcagtaggtaagagcacccgactgctcttctgaaggtccgaagttcaaatcccagcaaccacatggtggctcataaccacccgtaatgagatctgatgccctattctggagtgtctgaagacagctacagtgtacttacatataataaaataaataaataataaattaaaaaaaagttaaaaaaaagaaatctgaaaatgtaGGCATTTTTTGTAAATGTAGCAACTTTTTActtactgtatttaaaaataacatccatattttatacacattggtgttttgcctgcatgtgggtctatgagggtattggatcctttggaactagacttacagacagttgtgagtgtgggtgttgggaattgaactcaggtcctcttgaagggcagccagtgctcctaccagctgagccatctcaccagtcacTGTGGCAACttattttaaagaacagaaattgTATCAGTAATGACCAATAAGCTGTTTATTTGCGTAGCTAACATATTTAATTTGCATAGTTAGCTATGTTTAGATTCTGGGATAAGTGAGGTAAGATTAAGTGTTCTTAGTGGAGAGCTCAGCTCTTTCTTGGTAGAAACTACAACGTTTTGGAGCCTTTCTTAGGTCATCAGAAAATTCCTGATGGGTCTCTACcgggctcagttggtagagagccTGCCTAGCCTTCAcagagtcctgggtttgatctccagcactgtgtaGACCATGGGTGGTGGTGTGTACCTGGAGTCCTGTATTTGAGAAATGGAAGTAGGagggtcatccttggcttcaTAGGGAGATTGAGGGCTGCATGGGATCTTATCTCAAGAAGAAAGAGTACATATAATTTTAGATATTCTTGAGTTGCACAATACAATGGGTATTTCCAGACCCTTTAatgatagatttaaaaaaaaaaattagtgtgaattttatttagaaaatggcTGTTGTGTTTTAGAATGCTCAATATGCAGATTTTCACCTTATCAGTAGATATTCAGCCAGATAATCAGAGCAACTGAAATTCTGCTTCTAGAACAAGGCTAAGCAAGTACGTTATTGGCAGATAAGCCTCAAGGTTGATGCTTAAGATTATTTTCAAGCATATTAGAGAAGGTCATTTATACTTAGCTGATAACAGAATTGTCGGTGGTTCTTCATTGTTAACACAGGCCTGACAATTTCTAATTCACTGAGGTGAGAATGGTGTAtgctgggatggagagatggctcagcactggtTGATTCTGCCAAGGACTCagctttggttctcagcacccacatggcagctcacacccatctgtaactccagttctagggggaaTCTAaagtcctcctctggcctctgaaggcaatAGGCACATAAATATATCCAAATAAACACTCATTCATATAAAGATCCTTAAAGAAGGGTGATGTATGCTCTTAAAACTTATTAGAATTAAGATTTCTAACATTTAGATTTCTCTACTCTTAGTACAGTAGTGTAGGTTTACTTTATACGTTTAAGGGACTATTGTTTTTTAGGTGATCTATGATGCAGATGTCCCTAAGATAAACACCTTAGAGATACTTCCTCTAAGTTGGTGGAGAACTTAGCTTAGCTAGTGTTATCCCTCTGTTGAGATTCAGTTCATACTTCCCCTCCCTCAGAGAAATTAACCATTTCACTCCCTTTAGTTTTGCAGTTTTGTTTCTGCAGTGATCACTGGAACAATGGTACACATATTTATCTTCTCTGGCAGGGTGCTATCTTTGTAGGAAACAGGCTTCTTGTTATAATCCTAGTGCTCTAAGcaaatactttttaatatatggtatttattaattttcttttttttagttctgAGGTCAAATCCAAGGCCTTCCCCTTGTTAGGCATAACATAATCAAGGATTCTGTGTATTCCTGGGTGTtccagaactcattctgtagaccaggctggcctcagagatccacctgcctctgtctcccaagtgctagaattaaaggtgtgccacacAGCCcagcaggttttttgttttctgttctaaaATAGTGGCTTAACCTTTTatgtatatagtttatatatacaGCTAAGTATAATTCGTCAAATGAGAGGATAGATGTGAAAGCATTTGGAAATTGGAAGTCTATGTAGAGATGACAGATGGTATTGAATGGTTACTGAAATATTAATGTGTACGTGGGAATTCCTCTACCACTTATGTATGAGAGAGGTTTGtaataagaaacattttaaaattattagacTGCAACAACCCAAACAGGTATGTTGACTGGTTTCCTTGCGGTGGTGACATCACCGTGAGGTTTCAGATGACGGAGCCTAGTGCAGACTTGCTTGGATTGGCTCAGAGTTCTTTTGCTATACCGTTTCCTTTCACAGTGGGTCTTAACAGGGGGTTTATGGTAGTGGAGTCTTTAGAGGGTTTTTTTAAGTAGTAGACGTTGGCTGGTTTATTGTAAAGTTTTAGAACGCTTTTGGAATAGTATGTCTTAATTAATATAGGACATTAATTTTCTTAATCTAAGATGGACTTgctagtgggtttttttgttgtttgttttttaagaagacacagaaaaagtTAGATATTGATCCTTTTTATCTTGAGTTACTTTTCATCTGTCCTTTTTGTCTCCTGTGGGGCTCCATGAGAGAAGTAAGCCCTGCAGAAAATGCTCGGGAGGATGCTTTGTCAGTTTCCACGAACAGTACCAGTCCAGCCATCACACGCAGTCAGTGGCTTGGCATCTTTAACTCTCTTCATTACCACGCTGACAAGGGGCAGAAGGAGCATGAAATCATTTTCGTAGGTCGCTAGCATTTAAATAGAG
This region of Mus caroli chromosome 3, CAROLI_EIJ_v1.1, whole genome shotgun sequence genomic DNA includes:
- the Skil gene encoding ski-like protein isoform X1, which codes for MENLQSKFSLVQGSNKKLNGMEDDGSPPVKKMMTDIHANGKTLTKVKKEHLDDYGDASVEPDGEHAKRNCTSLPETLNLNPSLKHTLAQFHLSSQSSLGGPAAFSARYSQESMSPTVFLPLPSPQVLPGPLLIPSDSSTELTQTVLEGESISCFQVGGEKRLCLPQVLNSVLREFSLQQINTVCDELYIYCSRCTSDQLHILKVLGILPFNAPSCGLITLTDAQRLCNALLRPRTFPQNGSILPAKSSLAQLKETGSAFEVEHECLGKCQGLFAPQFYVQPDAPCIQCLECCGMFAPQTFVMHSHRSPDKRTCHWGFESAKWHCYLHVNQKYLGTPEEKKLKIILEEMKEKFSLRNGKRIQSKTDTPSGMELPSWYPVIKQEGDHAPQTHSFLHPSYYLYMCDKVVAPNVSLTSAASQSKEATKAETSKSTSKQSEKPHESSQHQKTVSYPDVSLEEQEKMDLKTSRELYSCLDSSISNNSTSKKKPESAVCSLVRGTSKRDSEDSSPLLVRDGTCEDDKGKIMEDVMRTYVRQQEKLNSILQRKQQLQMEVEMLSSSKAMKELTEEQQNLQKELESLQSEHAQRMEEFYIEQRDLEKKLEQVMQQKCTCDSTLEKDREAEYAAQLAELRQRLDHAEADRQELQDELRQEREARQKLEMMIKELKLQIVKSSKTSKD
- the Skil gene encoding ski-like protein isoform X2: MENLQSKFSLVQGSNKKLNGMEDDGSPPVKKMMTDIHANGKTLTKVKKEHLDDYGDASVEPDGEHAKRNCTSLPETLNLNPSLKHTLAQFHLSSQSSLGGPAAFSARYSQESMSPTVFLPLPSPQVLPGPLLIPSDSSTELTQTVLEGESISCFQVGGEKRLCLPQVLNSVLREFSLQQINTVCDELYIYCSRCTSDQLHILKVLGILPFNAPSCGLITLTDAQRLCNALLRPRTFPQNGSILPAKSSLAQLKETGSAFEVEHECLGKCQGLFAPQFYVQPDAPCIQCLECCGMFAPQTFVMHSHRSPDKRTCHWGFESAKWHCYLHVNQKYLGTPEEKKLKIILEEMKEKFSLRNGKRIQSKTDTPSGMELPSWYPVIKQEGDHAPQTHSFLHPSYYLYMCDKVVAPNVSLTSAASQSKEATKAETNSSISNNSTSKKKPESAVCSLVRGTSKRDSEDSSPLLVRDGTCEDDKGKIMEDVMRTYVRQQEKLNSILQRKQQLQMEVEMLSSSKAMKELTEEQQNLQKELESLQSEHAQRMEEFYIEQRDLEKKLEQVMQQKCTCDSTLEKDREAEYAAQLAELRQRLDHAEADRQELQDELRQEREARQKLEMMIKELKLQIVKSSKTSKD